The Holophagales bacterium genome has a segment encoding these proteins:
- a CDS encoding DUF819 domain-containing protein, giving the protein MSTLLAPTDTFGLWAFLAVGAAVAIWLEQRYRWAAAVTGVLLALFWGMLGVNLRIVPPESPVWDAVWSHLVPLAIALLLFDADLRRIWRESGRMFWIFNLSALGTCLGTVLAVLVVGNGIPDVAAAAALMTGTYIGGTVNLVALSAALSPPKELVGGLLVADNVTMALAFALLVALPGLALVRKLFAHPFEDAVDAMGAGADESGTAAGSGKGTRAATFWKPKEISLADLATALAMALGAVAVSVAIADAVRAIPGAPELVRQTLGQKYLVLPLVMAGLATVFPARLAAIRGAHELGTLVMYLFFVVVGVPASAAALLQRGPILFLFTGIIAAVNVVVTLGAARLFRFTIEEAVLASNATLGGPTTAAGMAVAKGWDGLVLPGILVGVWGYAIGNWVGLLVGRLVAHL; this is encoded by the coding sequence ATGTCGACCCTGCTCGCTCCGACCGACACGTTCGGCCTCTGGGCCTTCCTCGCCGTCGGCGCGGCCGTCGCCATCTGGCTCGAGCAGCGCTACCGCTGGGCGGCCGCCGTCACCGGGGTCCTCCTCGCCCTCTTCTGGGGAATGCTCGGGGTGAACCTCCGTATCGTCCCACCCGAGTCGCCGGTCTGGGACGCGGTCTGGAGCCACCTCGTCCCGCTCGCGATCGCCCTCCTCCTCTTCGACGCCGACCTGCGCCGCATCTGGCGCGAATCGGGTCGCATGTTCTGGATCTTCAACCTCAGCGCTCTGGGGACCTGCCTCGGCACCGTCCTCGCCGTCCTCGTCGTCGGAAACGGCATCCCGGACGTCGCTGCCGCCGCGGCGCTCATGACGGGGACGTACATTGGCGGCACGGTCAACCTCGTCGCGCTCTCGGCCGCGCTGTCGCCCCCGAAGGAGCTCGTGGGAGGTCTCCTCGTCGCCGACAACGTGACGATGGCGCTCGCCTTCGCTCTCCTCGTCGCCCTCCCGGGGCTCGCCCTCGTGAGGAAGCTCTTCGCCCATCCCTTCGAGGACGCGGTCGACGCGATGGGCGCGGGGGCGGACGAGTCCGGTACGGCTGCGGGCTCCGGGAAGGGGACGCGCGCGGCCACGTTCTGGAAGCCGAAGGAGATCTCCCTCGCCGACCTCGCGACGGCGCTCGCCATGGCGCTCGGGGCGGTCGCGGTCTCGGTGGCGATCGCCGACGCGGTGAGGGCGATTCCCGGCGCCCCCGAGCTCGTCAGGCAGACGCTCGGCCAGAAGTACCTCGTCCTGCCGCTCGTGATGGCGGGCCTCGCGACGGTATTCCCGGCACGGCTCGCGGCGATCCGCGGTGCGCACGAGCTCGGCACGCTCGTGATGTACCTCTTCTTCGTCGTCGTCGGCGTCCCGGCGAGCGCGGCCGCACTCCTCCAGAGGGGACCGATCCTCTTCCTCTTCACGGGGATCATCGCCGCCGTCAACGTCGTCGTGACACTCGGTGCGGCGAGGCTCTTCCGTTTCACGATCGAGGAGGCCGTCCTCGCCTCGAACGCGACGCTCGGCGGGCCGACGACGGCGGCCGGGATGGCCGTCGCGAAGGGGTGGGACGGGCTCGTTCTCCCGGGGATCCTCGTCGGCGTCTGGGGCTACGCCATCGGGAACTGGGTCGGACTGCTCGTGGGCCGCCTCGTCGCCCACCTATAA
- the uraA gene encoding uracil permease: MERRIIDVDERLPLLQTLPLSLQHLFAMFGATVLVPFLFKVSPATSLLMNGIGTLVYLAVCRGKVPAYLGSSFAFLSPVFAVLAHPELGGYAAAQGGFIAFGVFFILVSQVVRVAGTRWLDVVFPPAAMGAIVAVIGLELAPVATSMAGLTGEGATQPGRGTVVAVAMVTLGVTILGSVLFRGFLGVIPVLVGVVVGYGAALVAGIVDLSAVAGAPWLEMPHVYAPTFSPQAILMILPAGLVVLAEHIGHLVVTGNVVGRDFVKDPGLHRSLLGDGLSNVLSGFAGATPNTTYGENIGVMAITRVFSVWVIGGAAVLAIVISFVGKLAAAIRSIPTPVMGGVCILLFGVIAAAGIRMLVEKKVDYTRPRNLVLTSVVLVSGASGAAVKLGAVELKGMALGTFVAVALSLLFALFDRLGWTNEGGPARSGIAD, encoded by the coding sequence ATGGAGCGACGGATCATCGACGTCGACGAGCGGCTCCCGCTCCTTCAAACGCTCCCTCTTTCCCTCCAGCACCTCTTCGCGATGTTCGGGGCGACGGTCCTCGTCCCCTTCCTCTTCAAGGTGAGCCCCGCGACGTCGCTCCTGATGAACGGCATCGGGACGCTCGTCTACCTCGCGGTCTGCCGCGGGAAGGTCCCGGCCTACCTCGGGTCGAGCTTCGCGTTCCTCTCGCCGGTCTTCGCCGTCCTGGCGCACCCGGAGCTGGGGGGCTATGCCGCCGCCCAGGGGGGCTTCATCGCATTCGGCGTCTTCTTCATCCTGGTCTCGCAGGTGGTCCGGGTCGCGGGAACCCGCTGGCTCGACGTCGTCTTCCCGCCCGCCGCCATGGGGGCGATCGTCGCCGTCATCGGCCTCGAGCTCGCCCCCGTGGCCACGAGCATGGCCGGTCTCACCGGCGAGGGTGCGACCCAGCCCGGCCGCGGAACCGTCGTCGCGGTGGCGATGGTGACGCTCGGCGTCACCATCCTCGGGTCGGTCCTTTTCCGGGGCTTTCTCGGGGTCATCCCCGTCCTCGTCGGAGTCGTCGTCGGCTACGGAGCCGCGCTCGTCGCCGGAATCGTCGACCTCTCGGCCGTCGCAGGCGCACCCTGGCTCGAGATGCCCCACGTCTACGCGCCGACGTTCTCGCCGCAGGCGATCTTGATGATTCTCCCCGCAGGTCTCGTCGTCCTCGCCGAGCACATAGGCCACCTCGTCGTCACGGGGAACGTCGTCGGACGCGACTTCGTGAAGGACCCCGGCCTCCACCGCTCCCTCCTCGGCGACGGCCTCTCGAACGTCCTCTCCGGATTCGCCGGCGCCACGCCGAACACGACGTACGGCGAGAACATCGGCGTCATGGCCATCACGCGCGTCTTCAGCGTGTGGGTCATCGGCGGCGCCGCGGTCCTGGCGATCGTCATCTCCTTCGTCGGCAAGCTCGCGGCCGCGATCCGGAGCATTCCGACGCCCGTCATGGGCGGCGTCTGCATCCTCCTCTTCGGCGTCATCGCCGCCGCGGGTATCAGGATGCTCGTCGAGAAGAAGGTCGACTACACCCGGCCCCGCAACCTCGTCCTCACCTCCGTCGTCCTCGTCAGCGGCGCGAGCGGCGCCGCCGTGAAGCTCGGTGCCGTCGAGCTGAAGGGAATGGCCCTGGGCACCTTCGTCGCCGTCGCCCTCAGCCTCCTCTTTGCGCTCTTCGACCGGCTGGGGTGGACGAACGAGGGCGGCCCGGCGCGCTCCGGGATCGCCGACTGA
- a CDS encoding xanthine dehydrogenase family protein subunit M, with protein sequence MSTDLDYLAPTTVDEAIALKATPGTAWLLGGTDLLPQMRAGRKAPERLVDLKRIPGLHEIRKTADGGLSIGAAVPLADIEVHPDVLDRFPLLAECAKTVGAWPLRQRATLAGNLCNASPAADTAVALLALDAEVKVASSAGRRSIPIREFFLGPGLAALSPGDLVTEIVLPGASAGFRGSYLRLSRRNGMDLATVGVLVGKSNGTLPARWRVALAAVAPTPLRLRAVEELLEAKGAAAADEASEAARVACRPITDLRGSAEYRREMVGVLVRRGVEGLG encoded by the coding sequence ATGTCCACAGATCTCGACTACCTCGCCCCCACGACCGTCGACGAGGCCATCGCGCTGAAAGCCACGCCGGGGACCGCGTGGCTCCTGGGCGGGACCGATCTCCTCCCCCAGATGAGGGCGGGCCGGAAGGCTCCGGAACGCCTCGTCGACCTGAAGCGAATCCCTGGCCTTCACGAGATCCGCAAAACTGCGGACGGGGGCCTCTCGATCGGGGCCGCGGTGCCGCTCGCCGACATCGAGGTCCACCCGGACGTCCTCGACCGCTTTCCGCTCCTGGCCGAGTGTGCGAAGACGGTGGGCGCGTGGCCGCTGCGCCAGCGGGCGACTCTCGCCGGAAACCTCTGCAACGCCTCTCCCGCGGCCGACACGGCGGTCGCGCTCCTGGCCCTCGACGCGGAGGTGAAGGTCGCCTCCTCCGCCGGACGCCGCTCGATTCCCATCCGCGAGTTCTTCCTCGGGCCCGGCCTCGCCGCGCTCAGCCCGGGGGACCTGGTGACGGAGATCGTCCTTCCAGGTGCCTCCGCCGGCTTCCGGGGCTCGTACCTTCGGCTTTCGAGGCGGAACGGCATGGACCTGGCGACCGTCGGCGTCCTGGTAGGAAAGTCGAACGGCACTCTCCCGGCGCGCTGGCGCGTGGCGCTCGCGGCCGTCGCTCCGACTCCGCTGCGCCTGCGCGCGGTGGAAGAGCTGCTCGAAGCGAAGGGGGCGGCCGCCGCGGACGAGGCGTCGGAAGCGGCGAGGGTCGCCTGCCGTCCGATCACCGACCTGCGCGGGAGCGCGGAATACCGGCGCGAGATGGTGGGCGTCCTCGTCCGCCGCGGCGTCGAGGGCCTGGGCTGA
- a CDS encoding molybdopterin-dependent oxidoreductase → MKKTISLEVNGVPETADVEVGTTLLRFLRDGLDLTGAKEGCNEGECGSCMVLMDGRPVNSCLVLAVEADGRSVTTIEGLGKDDVLHPLQKAFLSHAAIQCGFCTPGMIVSAAALLREKPDPSEDDVRKALAGNLCRCTGYRQIVDAVHAAAAEMRAASSVDDEAGAGKAAAPAGGDGVTAARSVGTDVPRVEGLEKVTGAAQYTADLKFPRLLHVAVVRSPHPHARVLDVRTEKAARMPGVRAVVSGRDFPLHTGIYLKDQTVFATDRVRFVGDPVAAVAAETPEAAAEAAAVVAVDYEPLPPIFDVEEGFAPGAPLVHPDLGSYEVVPWIQPKAGTNVCNHLKIRKGDYAKALGGAWRVFENVFRVPQVQHVPMEPHVSVARVDLAGKVEVHTSAQSPFTVRHLLSACFGLSHGDVRVHVPYVGGGFGGKAGINLEPIAVALAMRCRGRWVRLMVDRHEEFFATVVRQGLTATLVTGVDRSGKVQAQKMHYLWNCGGYGGYGVNIVRAAGYTCGGAYEFPNVEGDSIGVYTNRPVGSAYRGFGMQEIHWALEQQMDKVALEIGMDPVAFRLLNALGAGKSTVTGQVLDEHAGRVDLCIRRVADEIGMDPGREKTPYRGKGIACAVKAPAMPNDAASSVVMKFAEDATLEILIAGIDYGQGLMTVVAQFAAEALDIPVETVRVRGCPDTDLSPYDWQTVASRQTWATGNAVLRGAEEIRRKLCDTAGEALGVPAAELTLRGGAVVHEATGRSLPLARLVMGYQFPDGHAIGGPVAAATSYLPEGLLFLDPATSQSAKPVAKWTFGAQAVEISVDPETGQVTVEKIAACYDVGRVVNPGLIKGQTYGGIVQGIGTGTMEELVLDTKTGRALNASLMDYKIPSTEDVPAVMSVDFVETPQKDGPMGARGIGEHTMIPTPAAIANALFDACGVRISEMPITAEKVWRALREKESAAKGANAEAAVPSSVTA, encoded by the coding sequence ATGAAGAAGACGATCTCGCTCGAGGTGAACGGCGTTCCCGAGACGGCCGACGTGGAGGTCGGCACGACGCTCCTGCGCTTCCTGCGCGACGGGCTGGACCTGACCGGGGCCAAGGAGGGGTGCAACGAGGGGGAGTGCGGGTCGTGCATGGTCCTCATGGACGGGCGCCCCGTGAACAGCTGTCTCGTCCTCGCCGTCGAGGCCGACGGCCGGTCGGTGACGACGATCGAGGGGCTCGGCAAGGACGACGTCCTTCACCCTCTCCAGAAGGCGTTCCTCTCCCACGCGGCCATCCAGTGCGGCTTCTGCACGCCGGGGATGATCGTGAGCGCGGCGGCCCTCCTGCGCGAGAAGCCCGACCCGTCCGAGGACGACGTGCGCAAGGCCCTCGCCGGGAACCTCTGCCGCTGCACCGGCTATCGCCAGATCGTCGACGCCGTGCACGCCGCGGCGGCCGAGATGAGGGCCGCTTCCAGCGTCGACGACGAGGCCGGCGCGGGGAAGGCCGCGGCGCCCGCGGGAGGTGACGGCGTGACCGCCGCCCGTTCCGTCGGCACGGACGTCCCCCGCGTCGAAGGCCTCGAGAAGGTGACGGGCGCGGCGCAGTACACCGCCGACCTGAAGTTCCCGCGGCTCCTGCACGTCGCCGTCGTCCGCTCGCCCCACCCGCACGCGCGGGTCCTCGACGTGAGGACGGAGAAGGCGGCGCGGATGCCGGGTGTCCGCGCGGTCGTCTCCGGCCGCGACTTCCCGCTCCACACCGGCATCTACCTGAAGGACCAGACGGTCTTCGCGACCGACCGCGTCCGCTTCGTCGGCGACCCCGTGGCCGCCGTCGCCGCCGAGACGCCCGAGGCGGCCGCCGAGGCGGCCGCCGTCGTCGCGGTCGACTACGAGCCGCTCCCGCCGATCTTCGACGTGGAGGAGGGGTTCGCCCCGGGGGCGCCGCTCGTCCACCCCGACCTCGGGAGCTACGAGGTCGTCCCGTGGATCCAGCCGAAGGCGGGGACGAACGTCTGCAACCACCTGAAGATCCGGAAGGGCGACTACGCAAAGGCGCTGGGCGGCGCGTGGCGCGTCTTCGAGAACGTCTTCCGCGTCCCGCAGGTCCAGCACGTCCCGATGGAGCCGCACGTCTCCGTCGCGCGCGTCGACCTCGCGGGGAAGGTCGAGGTCCACACCTCGGCGCAGAGCCCGTTCACGGTGCGCCACCTCCTCTCGGCCTGCTTCGGCCTTTCCCACGGCGACGTCAGGGTCCACGTGCCCTACGTCGGGGGCGGCTTCGGCGGGAAGGCGGGAATCAACCTCGAGCCGATCGCCGTCGCGCTCGCCATGCGCTGCCGCGGCCGCTGGGTCCGGCTCATGGTCGACCGGCACGAGGAGTTCTTCGCGACGGTCGTGAGGCAGGGGCTGACGGCGACCCTCGTCACGGGCGTCGACCGGAGCGGCAAGGTGCAGGCCCAGAAGATGCACTACCTCTGGAACTGCGGCGGCTACGGCGGCTACGGCGTGAACATCGTCCGCGCGGCGGGTTACACCTGCGGCGGGGCGTACGAGTTCCCCAACGTGGAGGGCGACAGCATCGGCGTCTACACGAACCGCCCGGTCGGCAGCGCCTACCGGGGCTTCGGGATGCAGGAGATCCACTGGGCCCTCGAGCAGCAGATGGACAAGGTCGCCCTGGAGATCGGGATGGACCCGGTCGCGTTCCGGCTCCTCAACGCGCTCGGCGCCGGAAAGTCGACGGTGACGGGGCAGGTTCTCGACGAGCACGCCGGACGCGTCGACCTCTGTATCCGCAGGGTCGCGGACGAGATCGGGATGGATCCCGGCCGCGAGAAGACGCCGTACCGCGGAAAAGGCATCGCCTGCGCGGTGAAGGCGCCCGCCATGCCGAACGACGCCGCGTCGTCGGTCGTGATGAAGTTCGCCGAGGACGCCACGCTCGAGATCCTCATCGCGGGAATCGACTACGGGCAGGGCCTGATGACGGTCGTCGCACAGTTCGCGGCGGAAGCTCTCGACATTCCCGTCGAGACGGTTCGCGTGCGGGGCTGCCCCGACACCGACCTCTCGCCCTACGACTGGCAGACGGTCGCGTCCCGCCAGACCTGGGCGACGGGGAACGCCGTCCTCCGCGGGGCGGAGGAGATCCGGCGGAAGCTCTGCGACACGGCGGGCGAGGCGCTCGGAGTGCCTGCCGCGGAGCTGACCCTCCGGGGCGGCGCCGTCGTCCACGAGGCGACGGGACGGTCGCTTCCGCTCGCGCGCCTCGTCATGGGCTACCAGTTCCCCGACGGCCACGCCATCGGGGGCCCGGTCGCCGCGGCCACGTCGTACCTTCCCGAGGGGCTCCTCTTCCTCGACCCGGCGACGAGCCAGAGCGCCAAGCCGGTGGCGAAGTGGACGTTCGGGGCGCAGGCGGTGGAGATCTCGGTCGACCCGGAGACGGGGCAGGTGACGGTGGAGAAGATCGCGGCCTGCTACGACGTCGGCCGCGTCGTGAACCCCGGCCTCATCAAGGGCCAGACGTACGGCGGCATCGTCCAGGGGATCGGCACCGGGACGATGGAGGAGCTCGTCCTCGACACGAAGACGGGCCGCGCGCTGAACGCCTCCCTCATGGACTACAAGATCCCGTCCACCGAGGACGTGCCGGCGGTGATGTCGGTCGACTTCGTCGAGACGCCGCAGAAGGACGGGCCGATGGGGGCGCGCGGCATCGGCGAGCACACGATGATCCCGACGCCGGCCGCCATCGCCAACGCCCTCTTCGACGCGTGCGGCGTCCGGATCTCCGAGATGCCGATCACGGCCGAGAAGGTCTGGCGGGCGCTGAGGGAGAAGGAGAGCGCGGCGAAGGGGGCGAACGCCGAGGCGGCCGTCCCGTCGAGCGTGACCGCGTGA
- a CDS encoding DUF2877 domain-containing protein, which produces MRSAAIDTFLDDAMNPVRVLKPLPCRELDPLPGPVSRASLVLDLACIFVPARTRALLSGQGGEPGSIEETVVKWAHARVRSLVRTLLSGDVRVVAYRPDAAALTGLGPGLTPTGDDLLVGLAAMSQRLVGGGLVEARAAVAFSTSLAGLPSEETTPAAHRLLQNASRGQFPSVLASAVEMLGNPHADPESLRTLTVRLAATGAHSGADLFAGALTLVHGVIDGEEKP; this is translated from the coding sequence GTGAGGAGTGCCGCGATCGACACCTTCCTGGACGACGCGATGAACCCGGTGCGCGTTCTGAAGCCGCTCCCGTGCCGCGAGCTCGATCCGCTTCCGGGACCGGTCTCGAGGGCGTCGCTCGTCCTCGACCTCGCCTGCATCTTCGTCCCCGCACGTACCCGCGCGCTCCTCTCGGGGCAGGGCGGGGAGCCGGGCTCCATCGAGGAGACGGTCGTGAAGTGGGCCCATGCCCGCGTCCGGTCGCTCGTCCGCACTCTTCTCTCGGGGGACGTGCGCGTCGTCGCCTACCGCCCCGACGCCGCGGCGCTCACCGGCCTCGGGCCGGGGCTCACCCCGACAGGGGACGACCTCCTCGTCGGTCTCGCGGCCATGTCGCAGCGCCTCGTCGGGGGAGGGCTCGTCGAGGCGCGCGCGGCGGTCGCATTCTCCACCTCGCTCGCGGGCCTTCCTTCGGAGGAGACGACCCCGGCGGCGCACCGTCTCCTCCAGAACGCCTCCAGGGGACAGTTCCCTTCCGTCCTCGCCTCGGCCGTCGAAATGCTCGGCAACCCTCATGCAGACCCGGAGTCGCTCCGGACCCTGACGGTCCGGCTCGCCGCCACCGGGGCTCATTCGGGCGCGGACCTTTTCGCGGGGGCGCTCACGCTCGTTCACGGCGTCATCGATGGCGAGGAGAAGCCATGA
- the fdrA gene encoding acyl-CoA synthetase FdrA → MSTGVFVHPGCYQDSARLMQVSRELAALPGVSEAVAMMGTETNRRLLAEAGFPESELARATPLDMIVALRTDSPEALCAVQAALGRLLEGKGASASAGGGSAAARRPGTVAEALETHPEANLVSVAVPGPYAAFVAHRALDAGRSVFLFSDNVSLADEVALKRRAAGLGLLVMGPDCGTAILSGVGLGFANRVEHGAVGIVGASGTGIQELSCLLDRRGVGISHAIGTGSRDLSEAVGGTMTEAGLALLARDPETKCVLLVAKHPAESVARRLHGILATLGKPVAVRYLGEPARGAVDGVVYAGSLDEAAEAAAKWAGARAAPEVSASVEPDEGPGPGQAIGEARLVGLFGGGSLAAEARCVLAARGVETVVPAEKLSAHVPLPAGNLVVDTGDDAYTVGRPHPMVDQTVRCELIRAAGADLSVRVLLLDLVLGDGAHPDPAPELVRCVVAARAARGGRPLAVVVSVCGSQRDPQGTARQEDVLRHAGIHVESSASLAAAEAATLLPLVREEVAR, encoded by the coding sequence ATGAGCACCGGCGTCTTCGTCCACCCGGGCTGCTACCAGGACTCCGCCCGTCTCATGCAGGTGAGCCGGGAGCTCGCCGCCCTCCCCGGCGTCTCCGAGGCCGTCGCGATGATGGGGACCGAGACGAACCGCCGGCTCCTCGCGGAAGCGGGCTTTCCCGAGTCGGAGCTGGCGCGTGCGACACCGCTCGACATGATCGTCGCGCTGCGGACGGATTCGCCCGAGGCGCTCTGCGCCGTGCAGGCCGCGCTCGGCCGCCTGCTCGAGGGCAAGGGCGCCAGCGCTTCCGCGGGCGGCGGGTCCGCGGCGGCACGGCGTCCCGGAACCGTGGCGGAGGCGCTCGAGACCCACCCGGAGGCGAACCTGGTATCGGTCGCGGTCCCCGGCCCGTACGCCGCCTTCGTTGCGCACCGGGCGCTCGACGCGGGGCGGAGTGTCTTCCTCTTCTCCGACAACGTCTCGCTGGCCGACGAGGTCGCCCTCAAACGCCGGGCCGCGGGGCTCGGCCTCCTCGTCATGGGCCCCGACTGCGGAACGGCGATCCTCTCCGGGGTCGGCCTCGGCTTCGCGAACCGCGTCGAACACGGAGCGGTCGGAATCGTCGGGGCCTCCGGCACCGGCATCCAGGAGCTCTCGTGTCTCCTCGACCGCAGGGGCGTGGGCATCTCCCACGCCATCGGCACCGGCAGCCGCGACCTTTCGGAAGCAGTGGGCGGCACGATGACCGAGGCGGGACTGGCGCTCCTGGCGCGAGACCCGGAGACGAAGTGCGTCCTCCTCGTCGCCAAGCACCCGGCCGAGAGCGTGGCAAGGCGGCTTCACGGCATCCTCGCGACGCTCGGCAAGCCGGTCGCGGTCCGGTACCTCGGCGAGCCGGCACGGGGCGCCGTGGACGGGGTGGTGTACGCCGGCTCCCTCGACGAAGCGGCGGAAGCGGCGGCGAAGTGGGCGGGCGCCCGGGCTGCGCCCGAGGTGTCGGCGTCGGTGGAGCCGGACGAGGGCCCCGGACCGGGCCAGGCCATCGGAGAAGCTCGGCTCGTCGGCCTCTTTGGCGGCGGCTCGCTCGCGGCGGAGGCGCGCTGCGTCCTCGCGGCGCGCGGCGTCGAGACGGTCGTTCCCGCCGAGAAACTGTCGGCCCACGTGCCGCTCCCTGCCGGAAACCTCGTGGTAGATACCGGGGACGACGCCTACACCGTCGGCCGGCCGCACCCGATGGTCGACCAGACCGTCCGATGCGAGCTGATCCGCGCGGCCGGCGCCGACCTCTCGGTCCGCGTCCTCCTCCTCGACCTCGTCCTCGGAGACGGCGCGCACCCGGACCCTGCGCCAGAGCTCGTCCGGTGCGTCGTCGCTGCCCGCGCGGCGCGCGGGGGGCGACCCCTCGCCGTCGTCGTCTCCGTCTGCGGCTCGCAGCGCGACCCGCAGGGGACCGCCCGGCAGGAGGACGTCCTGCGCCACGCCGGGATCCACGTCGAATCCTCGGCCTCTCTGGCGGCCGCGGAAGCCGCGACGCTCCTCCCTCTCGTCCGCGAGGAGGTGGCGCGGTGA
- a CDS encoding DUF1116 domain-containing protein, with the protein MALLSEVLSGPKAPEIDAANARALARLLASRPHLVGIGIARDVIPGMAEDLFLHAGPPVTWERMCGPLRGAVIGGLLHEGRAKSVEEATALAASGAVRFDPCHHHDAVGPMAGLVTPSMPVFIVEDRGGERAGTRTFCTLNEGLGKVLRYGAFSPEVLARLDFMRDELAPVLAAALALRGPIDLKHLMAQALQMGDEGHNRNRAGTSLFFRELTPAIVRATEDREKAARVLEFVNGNDHFFLNLSMPMGKCMLKAAEGERLSSLVTVMARNGTDFGIQVASMPGRWFTGPAQMVRGLYFPGRTAADANPDIGDSAITETAGFGGFAMGAAPAIVQFVGGTAEDALAATRAMRRITLGANSGFAIPALGFAGTPTGIDLRLVEERNLLPQINTGIAHRDPGVGQVGAGLVNPPWEAFHAALEALAEHVRAAAASPRV; encoded by the coding sequence ATGGCGCTTCTCTCCGAGGTCCTCTCCGGCCCGAAGGCCCCGGAGATCGACGCGGCGAACGCGCGCGCCCTGGCCCGCCTCCTCGCGAGCCGTCCGCACCTCGTCGGCATCGGCATCGCGCGCGACGTCATCCCCGGCATGGCCGAAGACCTCTTCCTCCACGCCGGCCCGCCCGTGACGTGGGAGCGGATGTGCGGCCCGCTGCGCGGGGCCGTGATCGGCGGCCTCCTGCACGAGGGGCGCGCGAAGAGCGTGGAGGAGGCGACGGCGCTCGCCGCCTCCGGGGCCGTCCGCTTCGACCCGTGCCACCACCACGACGCCGTCGGCCCGATGGCAGGCCTCGTCACGCCGTCGATGCCGGTCTTCATCGTGGAGGACCGCGGCGGCGAGAGAGCCGGAACGCGGACGTTCTGCACCCTGAACGAGGGGCTCGGCAAGGTCCTTCGCTACGGGGCGTTCTCGCCGGAGGTCCTCGCGCGCCTCGACTTCATGCGCGACGAGCTGGCCCCGGTCCTCGCCGCCGCCCTCGCACTCCGCGGGCCGATCGACCTCAAGCACCTGATGGCCCAGGCGCTCCAGATGGGCGACGAGGGGCACAACCGCAACCGCGCGGGCACGTCGCTCTTCTTCCGCGAGCTGACTCCGGCGATCGTGAGGGCGACCGAGGACCGCGAGAAGGCGGCGCGGGTCCTCGAGTTCGTCAACGGCAACGACCACTTCTTCCTCAACCTCTCGATGCCGATGGGCAAGTGCATGCTGAAGGCGGCCGAGGGGGAGCGGCTCTCCTCGCTCGTCACCGTGATGGCCCGCAACGGGACCGACTTCGGCATCCAGGTCGCGTCGATGCCGGGACGCTGGTTCACGGGACCGGCGCAGATGGTGCGCGGCCTCTACTTCCCGGGCAGGACCGCGGCCGACGCGAACCCCGACATCGGCGACAGCGCCATCACGGAGACGGCCGGCTTCGGCGGCTTCGCGATGGGGGCCGCGCCGGCGATCGTCCAGTTCGTCGGCGGGACTGCCGAGGACGCCCTCGCAGCCACCCGCGCCATGCGCCGCATCACTCTCGGCGCGAACTCCGGCTTCGCGATTCCCGCCCTCGGGTTCGCCGGCACTCCGACCGGCATCGACCTGCGCCTCGTGGAGGAGAGGAACCTCCTCCCCCAGATCAACACCGGCATCGCCCACAGGGACCCCGGCGTGGGGCAGGTGGGAGCCGGCCTCGTCAACCCGCCCTGGGAGGCGTTCCACGCCGCCCTCGAGGCGCTCGCCGAACACGTCCGCGCGGCGGCCGCGTCGCCCCGCGTCTGA
- a CDS encoding cyclase family protein, which produces MRPIELSIPLGIGTPAWPTYEPLQMKYFKRLAPNGANGQILTHSNHLGTHMDGEIHFYSPGKDMAALQLDFLMHEGAIVDLSDAVGDYDVYTSKMVEDRVEVKDGDILIIHTGYHHYGWDQPEADEIRYMVKHPGPDREFAEWCKKRKLRWLGVDCGSADHPMNTIIRTWMPRQAKEADAHFRAKYGKPLDEFYDDGKYQLMHLELFNHGIIHAECLGGDIDLLLNQRAVIGAFPWRLVDGESCICRIVAFVDDDRHAALMEKKSKAVMTKWNDVSGAPNAWLHEEARKKG; this is translated from the coding sequence ATGCGTCCGATCGAGCTCTCCATCCCCCTCGGCATCGGCACCCCGGCCTGGCCCACCTACGAGCCGCTCCAGATGAAGTACTTCAAGCGGCTCGCGCCGAACGGCGCGAACGGGCAGATCCTGACGCACAGCAACCACCTCGGGACGCACATGGACGGCGAGATCCACTTCTACTCGCCCGGCAAGGACATGGCGGCCCTCCAGCTCGACTTCCTGATGCACGAAGGGGCCATCGTCGACCTCTCCGACGCCGTCGGCGACTACGACGTCTACACGTCGAAGATGGTCGAGGACCGGGTCGAGGTGAAGGACGGCGACATCCTCATCATCCACACCGGCTACCACCACTACGGGTGGGACCAGCCCGAGGCGGACGAGATCCGTTACATGGTCAAGCACCCCGGCCCCGACCGGGAGTTCGCCGAGTGGTGCAAGAAGAGGAAGCTTCGCTGGCTGGGCGTCGACTGCGGCAGCGCGGACCACCCGATGAACACGATCATCCGGACCTGGATGCCGCGGCAGGCCAAGGAAGCCGACGCCCACTTCCGCGCGAAGTACGGCAAGCCGCTCGACGAGTTCTACGACGACGGCAAGTACCAGCTCATGCACCTCGAGCTCTTCAACCACGGGATCATCCACGCCGAGTGCCTCGGCGGAGACATCGACCTCCTCCTCAACCAGCGCGCGGTCATCGGCGCCTTCCCGTGGCGCCTCGTCGACGGCGAGTCGTGCATCTGCCGCATCGTCGCGTTCGTCGACGACGACCGGCACGCCGCGCTGATGGAGAAGAAGTCGAAGGCCGTGATGACGAAGTGGAACGACGTGTCGGGGGCCCCGAACGCCTGGCTCCACGAAGAGGCCCGGAAGAAGGGCTGA